A portion of the Drosophila innubila isolate TH190305 chromosome 3L unlocalized genomic scaffold, UK_Dinn_1.0 0_D_3L, whole genome shotgun sequence genome contains these proteins:
- the LOC117788267 gene encoding guanine nucleotide-binding protein subunit beta-like protein — MPEVIQLAGVLSGHSGWVTQLAPHPHDPDLLVSSSRDKTIIVWRLTREGLNNYGYMLKRNYGHSHFISDVVLSSDGNFALSGSWDRTIRLWDLTASATTHRFEGHTKDVLSVAFSPDNRQIVSGSRDRTIKLWNTLADCKYTITDDCHSDWVSCVRFSPKHNNPLIVSCGWDRTVKVWDLTHCKLRNNHHGHTGYLTTVAVSPDGSLCTSGGKDAKVLFWDLSDGRNLYPLDHHDVVNAMSFSPSRYWLCVACGSSIAVWDLASKKAVFDLWLEDVPATAKGDLPQCLSLAWSIDGQTLFAGYSDNKVRAWQVLTGQ, encoded by the coding sequence ATGCCGGAGGTTATTCAGCTAGCTGGCGTGCTGTCCGGTCACAGTGGTTGGGTTACCCAGCTGGCCCCGCATCCCCATGATCCCGATCTCTTGGTGTCATCGTCACGCGACAAGACCATCATCGTCTGGCGTCTCACACGAGAGGGTCTGAATAATTATGGGTATATGCTGAAGAGGAACTACGGCCATTCGCATTTCATCAGCGATGTGGTGCTGTCGTCTGATGGCAACTTTGCGTTGTCCGGGTCTTGGGATCGCACTATCCGTTTGTGGGATCTTACAGCTAGTGCAACGACACATCGTTTCGAGGGACACACGAAAGATGTGTTGTCCGTGGCGTTCTCACCGGATAATCGCCAGATAGTATCGGGTTCACGTGATCGCACCATTAAGCTGTGGAATACTCTGGCGGATTGCAAGTACACCATAACCGATGACTGTCACAGCGATTGGGTATCCTGTGTGCGCTTCTCCCCCAAGCACAACAATCCCTTGATCGTCTCCTGTGGCTGGGATCGCACTGTCAAGGTCTGGGATCTGACCCACTGTAAGTTGCGTAACAACCATCATGGCCACACTGGTTACCTTACCACAGTGGCTGTCTCGCCGGACGGTTCGCTGTGCACCTCGGGTGGCAAGGATGCCAAAGTGCTTTTCTGGGATCTCAGCGATGGTCGCAATCTTTACCCCCTGGACCATCATGATGTGGTCAATGCCATGTCCTTCTCGCCCAGCCGCTATTGGCTCTGTGTCGCCTGTGGCTCATCCATTGCCGTCTGGGATTTGGCCTCCAAGAAGGCAGTCTTTGATCTCTGGCTGGAGGATGTGCCGGCAACTGCCAAGGGCGATCTACCACAGTGTCTGTCTCTGGCCTGGTCAATAGACGGCCAGACTCTCTTTGCCGGCTACTCGGACAACAAGGTGCGCGCTTGGCAGGTACTTACTGGTCAATAA
- the LOC117787114 gene encoding probable GPI-anchored adhesin-like protein PGA55, with protein sequence MQLVNFLWIGLLTVPQAFALDVCTGKNFGYKAADPAEPNAYYLCLGLLGKIRNNCHEGYRFNLQAQICVKDNLPTALAEQDASGVKNEFNINQNITLDRPIIFNFFGSFWNKPPKPPIPWPTHAPKPPITSTPASIASTSDDLQSTLTPGELTTATEPLLGSTESISSSPGASFSTAAFTESLESSTESFSLSYDESSSTSEVTESTESSTESSSSSSEASSSTSEVTESTESSTESSSSSSEASSSTSEVTESTESSTESSSSSSEASSSTSEVTESTESSTESSSSSSEASSSTSEVTESTESSTESSSSSSEASSSTSEVTESTESSTESSSSSSEASSSTSEVTESTESSTESSSSSSEASSSTSEVTESTESSTESSSSSSEASSSTSEVTESTESSTEDRSTEEIIYEEPTTSLSSIESTSEINILSSKKPKSTEDPKEDSWIDSYSSLSTTEDRDDISSSVKRRPEIDYLSEIEEISECNSLPSGSYLRDPRSCNRFYICSNGRAISRSCPPSLYFDIQKRVCNFPSLVKCVIDNKGISKSHKSSSLHKDHLISIPDIEKPILKAPISSYEPAKGISKDTSKLNTKTDISNDSSFSEVEDSSDCKGLPNGSFLRDSKSCGKFYVCANGRAIPRNCPGSLFFDIKKRVCNFPSLVDCSTDNKYSYTVKNPASSQNVNNAIVDKTEEASKFIPDCSSVANGVYIRDPRSCNKFFVCANGRAIPRQCPKGLYIDIKTKFCNFPSRVQCSIDSTENLPILSAPVAGHLDCSDKADGSTIRDSKMCNKYYVCLKGTPVTHFCSPGKWFDLNREACELKRMVDCNN encoded by the exons atgcaattgg TGAACTTCCTGTGGATTGGTCTTTTGACTGTTCCGCAGGCATTTGCCTTGGATGTATGCACTGGAAAGAATTTTGGATATAAAGCAGCCGATCCAGCCGAACCTAATGCATACTATCTATGCCTGGGCTTGCTTGGAAAGATCAGAAACAACTGTCACGAAGGATATCGATTCAACCTACAAGCTCAAATCTGCGTCAAAGATAATCTACCCACTGCACTTGCAGAACAAGATGCCAGCGGTGTGAAAAATGAGTTCAACATCAATCAGAATATAACCCTAGATAGaccaattattttcaatttctttggcTCTTTTTGGAATAAGCCTCCTAAGCCACCAATTCCATGGCCAACACATGCACCAAAGCCCCCAATCACCTCGACACCTGCATCTATCGCTTCTACCAGTGACGATCTGCAATCCACACTAACACCTGGTGAGCTAACGACAGCGACTGAACCTTTACTGGGCTCAACTGAAAGCATCAGCTCAAGCCCTGGGGCTTCATTTTCAACCGCAGCATTTACAGAATCTTTGGAAAGTTCAACTGAAAGCTTCAGCTTAAGCTATGATGAATCCTCTTCAACTTCAGAAGTTACGGAATCAACTGAGAGTTCAACTGAAAGCTCCAGCTCAAGCTCTGAGGCATCCTCTTCAACTTCAGAAGTTACGGAATCAACCGAGAGTTCAACTGAAAGCTCCAGCTCAAGCTCTGAGGCTTCATCTTCAACTTCAGAAGTTACGGAATCAACCGAGAGTTCAACGGAAAGCTCTAGCTCAAGCTCTGAGGCTTCATCTTCAACTTCAGAAGTTACGGAATCAACCGAGAGTTCAACTGAAAGCTCCAGCTCAAGTTCTGAGGCTTCATCTTCAACTTCAGAAGTTACGGAATCAACAGAGAGTTCAACTGAAAGCTCCAGCTCAAGTTCTGAGGCTTCATCTTCAACTTCAGAAGTTACGGAATCAACCGAGAGTTCAACTGAAAGCTCAAGCTCAAGTTCTGAGGCATCTTCTTCAACTTCAGAAGTTACGGAATCAACTGAGAGTTCAACGGAAAGCTCTAGCTCAAGCTCTGAGGCTTCATCTTCAACTTCAGAAGTTACGGAATCAACCGAGAGTTCAACTGAAAGCTCCAGCTCAAGCTCTGAGGCTTCATCTTCAACTTCAGAAGTTACGGAATCAACCGAGAGTTCAACTGAA GACAGATCGACGGAAGAGATCATCTACGAGGAACCAACTACAAGCTTATCGTCAATAGAATCGACGTCTGAAATAAACATTCTTAGCTCTAAGAAACCCAAATCTACAGAGGATCCAAAAGAAGATTCATGGATCGATTCTTACTCAAGCTTATCAACAACCGAAGATCGTGATGACATATCCAGCAGCGTAAAACGAAGACCTGAAATAGATTATCTATCGGAAATAGAAGAAATTTCCGAATGCAACTCTCTGCCAAGTGGCTCCTATCTAAGAGATCCAAGGTCCTGCAACAGATTCTATATATGTTCAAATGGACGCGCTATTTCCCGCAGCTGCCCGCCAAGTCTATATTTCGATATTCAGAAAAGGGTTTGCAATTTCCCCAGTTTAGTAAAATGTGTGATTGATAATAAGGGAATCAGCAAGTCACATAAATCTTCATCATTACATAAAGACCATCTAATTAGTATCCCCGACATAGAAAAGCCAATCCTTAAAGCACCAATTTCATCCTATGAACCAGCCAAAGGCATCTCCAAAGATACATCTAAACTGAACACTAAAACGGATATATCTAATGACTCATCGTTT TCTGAAGTTGAGGACTCTTCAGATTGTAAGGGCTTGCCAAACGGATCATTCCTAAGGGATTCAAAGTCTTGCGGCAAGTTCTACGTATGTGCAAATGGCCGTGCTATACCCCGAAACTGTCCCGGATCTCTTTTTTTCGATATCAAGAAGAGGGTTTGCAACTTCCCCAGTTTGGTAGACTGCTCGACTGATAACAAATATAGCTATACGGTTAAGAACCCAGCGTCCTCTCAAAACGTTAACAATGCAATTGTTGACAAAACGGAAGAAGCCTCCAAATTTATTCCAGACTGTAGCTCCGTAGCAAATGGTGTTTATATTCGGGATCCTAGGTCCTGTAACAAATTCTTTGTATGTGCTAATGGCCGAGCCATACCACGACAATGTCCCAAAGGCCTTTATATAGACATAAAGACAAAATTCTGCAACTTCCCGAGTCGAGTACAATGTTCTATTGATAGTACCGAAAATTTACCAATTCTATCCGCTCCAGTGGCAGGTCACCTCGATTGTAGCGATAAAGCGGACGGTTCCACCATACGCGACTCAAAGATGTGCAATAAGTATTACGTCTGCTTGAAGGGAACTCCAGTAACCCATTTCTGTTCACCTGGAAAATGGTTTGACCTCAACCGAGAAGCTTGCGAGCTAAAGCGCATGGTAGATTGTAATAACTGA
- the LOC117787815 gene encoding mitochondrial import inner membrane translocase subunit Tim13 yields MAHANLEKGELMSQVKQQIALANAQEMLSKMTEKCFKKCISKPGKALDGSEQRCISQCMDRFLDTWNLVSRTYGNRLQREQVKSLQNDALN; encoded by the coding sequence ATGGCTCATGCTAATTTGGAGAAGGGTGAGCTGATGAGTCAAGTGAAGCAACAGATTGCATTGGCCAATGCCCAGGAGATGCTATCCAAGATGACCGAGAAGTGCTTCAAGAAGTGCATCAGTAAGCCTGGCAAGGCTCTAGATGGTTCCGAACAGCGTTGCATATCACAGTGTATGGATCGTTTTCTAGATACCTGGAATCTCGTTTCGCGCACCTATGGCAATCGCCTGCAGCGTGAACAGGTCAAATCGTTGCAGAATGATGCGTTGAACTAA